One part of the Streptomyces sp. NBC_00286 genome encodes these proteins:
- a CDS encoding MbtH family protein: protein MTSYTVVVNDEEQYSIWPVSRDVPAGWRESGPRGSKEECLAHIEEVWTDMRPLSLRLRMESRET, encoded by the coding sequence GTGACGTCGTACACCGTCGTTGTCAATGACGAGGAGCAGTACTCGATCTGGCCGGTGAGCCGGGACGTCCCGGCCGGCTGGCGGGAGAGTGGTCCGCGCGGCTCCAAGGAGGAGTGCCTGGCCCATATCGAGGAGGTCTGGACCGACATGCGGCCGTTGAGCCTGCGTCTGCGGATGGAATCGAGGGAAACATGA
- a CDS encoding thioesterase II family protein: MRTGAEPGGDSGDLDRWFLGGLDRPWGDIQLLALPHSGGNASSYRGWLAGAEPDVDVVPVQLPGRETRLSEPPFTDQPTLIAELADMVSRAGFRRIAVFGHSMGAVLAVNLCRALEGAGIPVAHVFVSGHGGPSQRPTATFPKDASDEVILDALGGTGAPNYEMLLRHPELREMVLRVMRADLGLVLSGVVAGPPVRAPITVLNGKDDSTPAGWDLNEWATVTRGACVSHLLPGDHFYLVEQGEEVARVIRTALTEPHASGPATRDEDPST; encoded by the coding sequence ATGAGAACCGGTGCCGAACCCGGTGGCGACTCGGGCGACCTGGACCGCTGGTTCCTCGGCGGTCTCGACCGTCCGTGGGGCGACATCCAGCTGCTGGCTCTGCCGCACAGCGGTGGCAACGCGTCGAGCTACCGCGGCTGGCTGGCCGGGGCCGAGCCGGACGTGGACGTGGTGCCCGTGCAGTTGCCGGGCCGGGAGACGCGCCTGAGCGAGCCTCCGTTCACGGATCAGCCGACGCTCATCGCCGAGCTCGCCGACATGGTCTCCCGGGCCGGGTTCCGCCGGATCGCGGTCTTCGGACACAGCATGGGCGCGGTGCTCGCGGTCAACCTGTGCCGTGCTCTGGAGGGAGCCGGCATTCCGGTGGCGCACGTGTTCGTGTCCGGCCACGGCGGGCCGTCCCAGCGGCCGACGGCGACGTTCCCGAAGGACGCGTCCGATGAGGTCATCCTGGACGCGCTCGGCGGGACCGGCGCCCCCAACTACGAGATGCTGCTGCGCCATCCCGAACTGCGGGAGATGGTGCTGCGGGTGATGCGGGCCGATCTGGGGCTGGTGCTGAGCGGCGTCGTGGCCGGGCCGCCGGTGCGGGCGCCGATCACGGTTCTGAACGGCAAGGACGACTCCACGCCGGCCGGTTGGGACCTGAACGAGTGGGCCACCGTCACCCGAGGCGCCTGTGTCTCGCATCTGCTGCCCGGGGACCACTTCTACCTGGTCGAGCAGGGCGAGGAGGTGGCGCGCGTCATCCGCACCGCCCTGACCGAGCCGCACGCGTCCGGACCGGCCACGAGAGACGAGGATCCATCCACGTGA
- a CDS encoding SDR family NAD(P)-dependent oxidoreductase, with amino-acid sequence MTSPRVAVVTGAGRGIGAATALRLAAEGTAVGVLDVDAETAEATAERVRAAGGRAHPVVADVGDPDQVKGALADVAGELGPPVILVNNAGVIRDRPMEDLSLDDWDSVVDVNLRGPFLMCQAIRPYQLEQRWGRIVNFSSSSALGNRDQANYSAAKAGIDGLTRTLAIELGPYGVTVNAVAPGYIVTDMTARTAARMGMEFDRFQQMVAAQTPVRRVGQPEDVAHAVAFLVGENAGFVSGHMLYVTGGPMR; translated from the coding sequence ATGACGTCACCGCGTGTAGCGGTCGTCACCGGTGCAGGGCGTGGCATCGGCGCCGCCACGGCGCTGCGCCTGGCCGCCGAAGGTACCGCGGTCGGCGTCCTCGACGTCGACGCCGAGACCGCTGAGGCCACCGCGGAACGCGTTCGCGCGGCCGGGGGCAGGGCCCACCCTGTCGTCGCCGACGTCGGCGACCCCGACCAGGTCAAGGGCGCGCTGGCCGACGTGGCGGGTGAGCTCGGTCCGCCGGTCATCCTGGTCAACAACGCTGGCGTCATCAGGGACCGGCCGATGGAGGACCTGTCGCTGGACGACTGGGACTCCGTCGTCGACGTGAACCTCCGCGGACCGTTCCTGATGTGCCAGGCCATCCGTCCCTACCAGCTCGAACAGCGCTGGGGACGCATCGTCAATTTCTCCAGCTCCTCGGCGCTGGGCAACCGTGACCAGGCCAACTACTCCGCCGCGAAGGCCGGGATCGACGGTCTGACCCGGACGCTCGCCATCGAACTGGGGCCCTACGGCGTGACCGTGAACGCGGTGGCCCCCGGTTACATCGTCACCGACATGACTGCGCGGACGGCTGCGCGGATGGGCATGGAATTCGACCGGTTCCAGCAGATGGTGGCCGCGCAGACCCCGGTGCGGCGGGTGGGGCAGCCCGAGGACGTGGCGCACGCCGTCGCGTTCCTCGTCGGCGAGAACGCGGGGTTCGTCTCCGGGCACATGCTGTACGTCACTGGTGGTCCGATGCGCTGA